A window of the Branchiibius hedensis genome harbors these coding sequences:
- a CDS encoding acyl-CoA dehydrogenase family protein → MTGNTDFDLFKTSEEHEELRAAVRAVAEDKIAPHAAEVDEKSEFPQAALDALVASDFHAPHIPEEYDGVGADALATCIVIEEVARACVSSSLIPAVNKLGSMPVILGASEEVKAKYLPPVARGEAMFSYGLSEREAGSDTAGMKCKATADGDDFILNGQKSWITNAGVSQFYTVMAVTDPDGPRGRNITAFVVEKDDEGFTFGAPERKMGIKGSPTRELHFDNVRIPGDRMIGEPGEGLKIALRTLDHTRVTIGAQAIGVAQGALDYAIAYVKERKQFGKAIAEFQGLQFMLADMGMKLETARQMVYVAAAKSERGDADLTFFGAAAKCFAADVAMEVTTDAVQLLGGAGYVKDHPVERMMRDAKITQIYEGTNQIQRVVMARQLLKG, encoded by the coding sequence GTGACCGGAAACACTGACTTCGACCTGTTCAAGACCTCCGAGGAGCACGAGGAGCTGCGGGCCGCGGTCCGTGCCGTCGCGGAGGACAAGATCGCTCCGCACGCGGCGGAGGTGGACGAGAAGAGCGAATTCCCCCAAGCGGCGCTGGACGCTCTGGTCGCCTCGGACTTCCACGCCCCGCACATCCCGGAGGAGTACGACGGGGTCGGCGCCGACGCGCTGGCCACCTGCATCGTGATCGAGGAGGTCGCACGGGCCTGCGTGTCGTCCTCGCTGATCCCGGCGGTGAACAAGTTGGGTTCGATGCCGGTCATTCTCGGTGCCTCCGAAGAGGTCAAGGCCAAGTATCTGCCGCCGGTGGCTCGTGGTGAGGCGATGTTCTCCTACGGCTTGTCCGAGCGCGAAGCTGGCTCCGACACCGCCGGGATGAAGTGCAAGGCCACCGCTGACGGTGACGACTTCATCCTCAACGGTCAGAAGTCGTGGATCACCAACGCTGGTGTCTCGCAGTTCTACACCGTCATGGCGGTGACCGACCCCGACGGTCCGCGCGGTCGCAACATCACCGCCTTCGTGGTCGAGAAGGACGACGAAGGATTCACCTTCGGTGCCCCCGAGCGCAAGATGGGCATCAAGGGCTCTCCGACCCGCGAGCTGCACTTCGACAACGTCCGCATCCCCGGGGACCGGATGATCGGCGAGCCCGGTGAGGGTCTGAAGATCGCGCTGCGGACGCTGGACCACACCCGTGTCACGATCGGTGCGCAGGCGATCGGCGTCGCGCAGGGTGCGCTGGACTACGCGATCGCCTACGTCAAGGAGCGCAAGCAGTTCGGCAAGGCCATCGCGGAGTTCCAGGGACTGCAGTTCATGCTGGCTGACATGGGCATGAAGCTGGAGACCGCCCGACAGATGGTCTACGTCGCCGCCGCCAAGTCCGAGCGCGGCGACGCGGACCTGACCTTCTTCGGTGCGGCGGCCAAGTGCTTCGCGGCCGACGTGGCGATGGAGGTCACCACCGACGCGGTGCAGCTGCTCGGTGGTGCCGGCTACGTCAAGGACCACCCGGTGGAGCGGATGATGCGCGACGCCAAGATCACCCAGATCTACGAAGGCACCAACCAGATCCAGCGGGTCGTGATGGCCCGCCAGCTGCTGAAGGGCTGA
- a CDS encoding LLM class F420-dependent oxidoreductase encodes MRFGAFVPQGWRFDLVGIDPAQQWDVMSGLASTIDADPNWESLWVYDHFHTTPQPSDQATHEAWTLMAAFAASTARVRLGQMCTCMGYREPTYLAKVAATVDLISGGRVEMGIGGGWYEHEWRAYGYGFPSAGERLGRLREGVEIFRQMWTTGSATLDGTYYQVDGALCHPQPVQTTSEANRIPMWIAGGGEKVTLKIAAQYADYTNFDGTPGKFEAKSAVLQQHCEDLGRDFSSITRSSNYNVLIGSPAEVDATVRRVEERYAPYLGSQKAAAAAAALREQPLVGEPEQIAETLRGLESVGMDYAICYFPDAAYDDTALRRFSEEVIPLVTT; translated from the coding sequence ATGCGGTTTGGTGCGTTCGTACCCCAGGGCTGGCGTTTCGATCTGGTCGGGATCGACCCGGCGCAGCAATGGGACGTGATGTCGGGGCTGGCCTCGACGATCGACGCGGACCCGAACTGGGAGTCGCTGTGGGTCTACGACCACTTCCACACGACGCCGCAGCCCAGCGATCAGGCCACCCATGAGGCATGGACCCTGATGGCCGCGTTCGCCGCGTCGACGGCGCGGGTGCGGTTGGGCCAGATGTGCACCTGCATGGGGTACCGCGAACCGACTTATCTGGCGAAGGTCGCCGCCACTGTCGACCTGATCAGCGGCGGTCGCGTCGAGATGGGCATCGGCGGCGGCTGGTACGAGCACGAGTGGCGGGCCTACGGCTACGGGTTCCCTTCTGCGGGTGAGCGATTGGGGCGTTTGCGGGAGGGAGTCGAGATCTTCCGGCAGATGTGGACGACCGGTTCGGCGACGCTCGACGGCACGTACTACCAGGTCGACGGGGCCCTGTGTCATCCGCAGCCGGTGCAGACCACCAGCGAGGCCAATCGGATCCCGATGTGGATCGCCGGCGGGGGCGAGAAGGTCACGCTGAAGATCGCGGCGCAGTACGCCGACTACACCAACTTCGACGGCACGCCGGGCAAGTTCGAGGCGAAATCAGCCGTGTTGCAACAGCATTGCGAGGATCTTGGCCGCGACTTCAGCTCGATCACCCGGTCGTCCAACTACAACGTGCTGATCGGATCACCCGCCGAGGTCGACGCCACGGTGCGACGCGTCGAGGAGCGGTACGCGCCGTACCTCGGGTCCCAGAAAGCAGCAGCGGCCGCGGCGGCGCTGCGGGAGCAACCACTGGTCGGTGAGCCGGAGCAGATCGCTGAGACGTTGCGCGGTCTCGAGTCGGTGGGAATGGACTATGCGATCTGCTATTTCCCGGACGCCGCCTACGACGATACGGCGTTGCGCCGGTTCAGCGAGGAAGTCATCCCGCTCGTGACCACCTAA
- the purE gene encoding 5-(carboxyamino)imidazole ribonucleotide mutase gives MGSDSDWPVMKLAADALAEFGIGFEADVVSAHRMPTEMIEYGQRAADRGLRVIIAGAGGAAHLPGMLAAVTPLPVIGVPVPLKYLDGMDSLLSIVQMPAGVPVATVSIGGARNAGLLAARIIASGTDSLAAQVRTAMVDFQSTLRDQAHAKGASLRSEIAGS, from the coding sequence ATGGGCAGCGACTCGGACTGGCCGGTGATGAAACTGGCTGCCGATGCGCTCGCGGAGTTCGGCATCGGCTTCGAGGCTGATGTGGTCTCAGCCCATCGGATGCCCACCGAGATGATCGAGTACGGCCAGCGGGCCGCCGACCGGGGCCTGCGCGTCATCATCGCCGGAGCCGGGGGAGCCGCCCACCTGCCCGGCATGTTGGCCGCGGTGACCCCGCTGCCCGTGATCGGCGTACCGGTGCCGCTGAAGTATTTGGACGGGATGGACTCGTTGCTGTCCATCGTCCAGATGCCCGCGGGGGTGCCGGTGGCCACCGTGTCGATCGGTGGCGCCCGCAACGCGGGCCTGCTCGCTGCCCGAATCATCGCCTCGGGCACGGATTCGCTTGCGGCGCAGGTGCGTACGGCGATGGTGGACTTCCAGTCCACCTTGCGGGACCAGGCGCACGCCAAGGGGGCGTCGCTTCGATCAGAGATTGCCGGGAGTTGA
- a CDS encoding 5-(carboxyamino)imidazole ribonucleotide synthase yields MTAPRRAPGGFPVVGIIGGGQLARMCAPVAVNLDITLSVLCETPESAAGLVVPSAPVGDYTDVDTVLEFARDCDVITFDHEHVPQDVLHALVATGVPVHPSPEALVFAQNKLAMRERLTSMAIPCPAWASVSTAEQLAAFGAEHGWPVVLKTPTGGYDGKGVLLVSSPQEAADWLAHGEPLLAEEAVDFLRELAVLVARSPSGQAAAWPVVHTVQTDGICTEVLAPAPQLVPDLAARATEAALRIAGDLGVTGVMAMEIFELPEGGFVVNELAMRPHNSGHWTMDGSVTSQFEQHLRAVLDLPLGSPRPREQWTVMTNVLGGQDEDLYPTYRHLMARDPELKIHLYGKAVRPGRKIGHVNLTGTDLADLRERGRHAADYLEGTVRE; encoded by the coding sequence GTGACGGCACCGCGACGGGCTCCAGGCGGCTTTCCAGTGGTTGGCATCATCGGCGGTGGCCAGTTGGCGCGGATGTGTGCACCGGTCGCGGTCAATCTCGATATCACCCTGTCAGTTCTCTGCGAGACCCCTGAGTCGGCAGCGGGGTTGGTGGTTCCCTCAGCGCCGGTAGGGGACTACACCGACGTCGACACGGTGCTGGAGTTCGCCCGCGACTGCGATGTGATCACCTTCGACCACGAGCACGTACCCCAGGACGTCCTGCACGCGCTGGTGGCCACGGGCGTCCCTGTGCATCCGTCCCCGGAGGCGTTGGTGTTCGCCCAGAACAAGCTGGCGATGCGCGAGCGGCTCACGAGCATGGCGATCCCCTGCCCGGCGTGGGCGTCGGTGTCCACGGCGGAGCAACTCGCCGCGTTCGGCGCCGAGCACGGCTGGCCGGTGGTGCTGAAGACTCCGACCGGCGGGTACGACGGCAAAGGTGTCCTGCTGGTGTCCTCGCCGCAGGAGGCGGCCGATTGGTTGGCGCACGGCGAGCCCCTGCTCGCCGAGGAGGCCGTCGACTTCCTCCGCGAACTCGCCGTGTTGGTGGCACGCAGCCCCTCGGGGCAGGCGGCCGCCTGGCCGGTGGTGCACACCGTCCAGACCGACGGCATCTGCACCGAGGTGCTCGCCCCCGCCCCGCAGCTGGTGCCCGATCTCGCCGCACGCGCCACCGAAGCCGCGTTGCGGATTGCCGGCGACCTCGGGGTGACCGGGGTGATGGCGATGGAGATCTTTGAACTGCCCGAGGGTGGATTCGTGGTCAACGAGCTCGCCATGCGCCCGCACAACAGTGGCCACTGGACGATGGACGGATCGGTGACCAGCCAGTTCGAGCAGCACCTGCGCGCGGTGCTCGATCTGCCGTTGGGTTCGCCCCGGCCACGCGAGCAGTGGACGGTGATGACGAATGTGCTCGGTGGCCAGGATGAGGACCTCTACCCGACCTACCGGCATCTGATGGCCCGCGATCCCGAGTTGAAGATCCACCTGTACGGCAAGGCCGTCCGACCTGGTCGCAAGATCGGTCACGTCAACCTGACCGGTACCGATCTGGCCGACCTGCGTGAGCGCGGACGGCACGCAGCGGACTATCTGGAAGGAACCGTTCGTGAGTGA
- a CDS encoding GtrA family protein, with translation MRTRLIDAFHRLWRELAKFGVIGAISFVIDLGGYNLLIAGPMAHKVTTAKIISGAVATAFAWVGNRFWTFRHRHNRPVHHEVFLFFAVNGVALAISAAWVAFAHYVLHAHGTLMLNVHAFIGIGLGTIFRFWAYRNVVFANEDVDGDGPEAVQERDSERNSANTAG, from the coding sequence GTGCGTACCCGACTCATCGATGCCTTCCACCGACTCTGGCGAGAGTTGGCCAAGTTCGGAGTCATCGGCGCCATCTCGTTCGTGATCGACCTTGGTGGCTACAACCTGCTGATCGCCGGCCCGATGGCACACAAGGTGACGACCGCGAAGATCATCAGCGGGGCGGTGGCGACGGCCTTCGCCTGGGTGGGTAACCGGTTCTGGACCTTCCGGCACCGGCACAACCGCCCGGTGCATCACGAGGTGTTCTTGTTCTTCGCCGTCAACGGCGTCGCCCTGGCGATCTCTGCCGCGTGGGTTGCGTTCGCGCACTACGTCCTGCACGCACACGGCACCTTGATGCTCAACGTGCACGCGTTCATCGGTATCGGCCTGGGCACCATCTTCCGCTTCTGGGCCTACCGAAACGTGGTCTTCGCCAACGAAGACGTCGATGGGGATGGCCCGGAAGCGGTTCAGGAGCGCGATTCGGAAAGGAACAGCGCGAACACCGCTGGATGA
- a CDS encoding sensor histidine kinase — translation MRRRLTREGVLSLTCAGLPPTVAGVVVAPNWPTRVVVLVVAVLSFAVASWLTVRRIDWVTSSVNELVRRAEDTRVGSIGPPLNSGVEEFDRIAAVFEHRAASLSRSIAAERDFAADASHQLRTPLTALMMRLDEIAETDDIGLIHEEAHVAIEQVERLTEVVEQLLHRTRTQDDEPAETVSLDSVIAALQREWQPAFTGARRAVRVTGQRGLQVLCARGDLAQVLSTLLENALTHGAGTVEVRARSNGPSVVVEVSDHGPGVDAALAPRIFERRVSTGGTGLGLALARDLAAANGGRLELRSAHPAVFALFLSESRS, via the coding sequence GTGCGTCGGCGGCTGACCCGTGAGGGAGTGCTATCCCTCACCTGCGCCGGACTGCCGCCGACGGTGGCAGGGGTTGTCGTGGCCCCCAACTGGCCGACGCGCGTGGTCGTGTTGGTCGTCGCCGTGCTGTCGTTCGCCGTCGCGTCGTGGCTGACCGTGCGACGAATCGACTGGGTGACCTCGTCGGTCAATGAGTTGGTACGCCGAGCGGAGGACACCCGGGTGGGCAGCATCGGGCCGCCGCTCAACAGTGGGGTCGAGGAATTCGACCGGATCGCTGCCGTGTTCGAGCATCGCGCAGCCTCCCTGTCCCGCAGCATCGCCGCGGAACGAGACTTCGCGGCGGACGCCAGTCACCAACTGCGCACACCGCTGACCGCGCTGATGATGCGGTTGGACGAGATCGCCGAGACCGACGACATCGGGCTGATCCACGAAGAGGCGCACGTCGCCATTGAGCAGGTGGAGCGGTTGACCGAAGTGGTGGAGCAGTTGTTGCACCGCACCCGCACCCAGGACGACGAACCGGCAGAGACGGTGTCGTTGGACTCGGTGATCGCGGCCCTGCAGCGGGAGTGGCAGCCGGCGTTCACCGGGGCGCGGCGGGCGGTCCGGGTGACCGGCCAGCGTGGGCTGCAGGTGTTGTGTGCCCGAGGTGACCTCGCCCAGGTGCTGTCGACCCTGTTGGAGAATGCACTCACCCACGGAGCAGGCACTGTCGAGGTCCGCGCCCGCAGCAACGGTCCCTCGGTCGTGGTGGAGGTGTCCGATCATGGCCCCGGCGTGGACGCCGCGCTGGCGCCGCGGATCTTCGAACGCCGGGTCAGTACCGGTGGCACCGGGCTGGGTCTGGCGCTGGCGCGCGACCTCGCCGCAGCGAACGGGGGTCGGTTGGAACTGCGCTCGGCTCATCCAGCGGTGTTCGCGCTGTTCCTTTCCGAATCGCGCTCCTGA
- a CDS encoding response regulator transcription factor: protein MTRVLLAEDDPTISEPLARALRREGYDVVVTPDGAAALRGAEDNPDLLILDLGLPVLDGLEVCRRLRAAGNPVPVLILTARADEVDTVVGLDAGADDYVTKPFRLAELLARARALLRRQPITEDDQAFVRIDSEGRRAFIDDEELQLTAKEFDLLRVLVREAGKVVSREQLMQEIWETSWYGSTKTLDMHVSVLRRKLGDDATNPRFIATVRGVGFRFEQPEGT, encoded by the coding sequence ATGACACGGGTACTGCTGGCGGAGGACGATCCGACGATTTCCGAACCTCTGGCCCGCGCTCTGCGTCGCGAGGGGTATGACGTCGTGGTCACCCCCGACGGAGCGGCTGCCCTGCGAGGGGCCGAGGACAACCCCGATCTGCTGATCCTCGACCTCGGGCTACCGGTACTGGACGGTCTGGAGGTCTGCCGTCGACTGCGCGCGGCGGGCAACCCGGTGCCGGTGCTGATTCTGACGGCGCGTGCCGACGAGGTCGACACGGTCGTGGGTTTGGACGCCGGTGCGGACGACTACGTGACCAAACCGTTCCGGCTCGCTGAACTGCTCGCGCGGGCCCGTGCCCTGCTGCGGCGGCAACCCATCACGGAAGACGACCAGGCCTTCGTGCGCATCGACTCCGAAGGTCGCCGGGCGTTCATTGACGACGAAGAATTGCAGTTGACCGCCAAGGAGTTCGACCTGTTGCGGGTCCTGGTGCGTGAAGCGGGCAAGGTGGTCTCCCGCGAGCAACTGATGCAGGAGATCTGGGAGACCTCGTGGTACGGGTCGACCAAGACACTCGACATGCATGTCTCGGTGTTGCGCCGCAAGCTCGGTGACGACGCCACGAATCCGCGGTTCATCGCCACGGTGCGCGGTGTGGGCTTCCGGTTCGAGCAGCCAGAGGGGACCTGA
- a CDS encoding biotin--[acetyl-CoA-carboxylase] ligase translates to MSHHLDADALRERLAGTVWAGIDVRDEVGSTNEELMRDARPFTALTADFQSAGRGRLDRVWQAPPGSSVALSVSMPLPSDPARWGWVPLLVGVALRRSLRRLTDVELGLKWPNDVLARATLHDEWRKVAGILCNVVGGTEPLVIIGMGINVYQSREELPLPEATSLSLCGAVVSREELIATVLEELSSTSAAWVDGSLDHTYRASCVTIGQQVQISLGDGPVEIGRAVAVDEMGRIVLQEAGGGQVPHAAGDVVHVRPRDTVEIDDEFFKIQQPDPAVFVDHLESELLGSPRTMRRADVAHAVGTDTETTRLIWRALGFASPRDEDLVFTEVDAQALRRLHEAMAEGALDATTAMGLARAMGRTTDRLAMWALQLITDMVAGENEGFDSRTAFLAAERTVEMMDTFEPLLNYVMRRNMAVAISRLIADAEPESHVGVVRTIGFADLVNFTQLVRELSERELAQLVSRFEGTASDIVAAHGGALIKTVGDEVLFSHTTVEGAVAIGFDLLDLAAEDDVIPRMRVGMAKGRVLARLGDVYGTVVNRAARLTAAADPGTLLVDKAVADAISGGDLARAVPHPTVFLTGLGEVIPWVLKRESH, encoded by the coding sequence GTGAGCCACCATCTTGATGCCGACGCATTACGAGAACGTCTGGCCGGCACGGTGTGGGCCGGGATCGACGTACGCGACGAGGTCGGCTCCACCAACGAGGAGTTGATGCGCGACGCCCGGCCGTTCACCGCGCTCACCGCCGACTTCCAGAGTGCGGGTCGTGGCCGGTTGGACCGGGTGTGGCAGGCACCCCCCGGCAGTTCGGTCGCGCTGTCGGTCAGCATGCCGCTGCCATCGGATCCGGCCCGCTGGGGCTGGGTGCCCCTGCTCGTCGGGGTGGCGTTGCGCCGCAGCCTGCGGCGCCTGACGGACGTGGAGCTGGGGCTGAAGTGGCCCAACGACGTGCTGGCCCGAGCGACCCTGCACGACGAATGGCGCAAAGTGGCCGGCATCTTGTGCAACGTCGTCGGTGGCACCGAGCCGTTGGTCATCATCGGGATGGGCATCAACGTCTACCAATCCCGTGAAGAGTTGCCGCTGCCCGAAGCGACCTCCCTGTCGCTGTGCGGCGCGGTCGTCAGCCGAGAGGAACTCATCGCGACGGTCCTGGAAGAACTCTCGAGCACCTCGGCGGCCTGGGTCGACGGCAGCCTGGACCACACCTACCGGGCCAGCTGCGTCACGATCGGCCAACAGGTGCAGATCAGCCTCGGCGACGGACCGGTGGAGATCGGCCGCGCGGTCGCGGTCGACGAGATGGGCCGGATCGTGCTGCAGGAAGCCGGCGGCGGTCAGGTGCCGCACGCCGCAGGAGACGTCGTGCACGTCCGTCCCCGGGACACGGTCGAGATCGACGATGAGTTCTTCAAGATCCAACAGCCGGACCCGGCGGTGTTCGTCGACCATCTGGAGTCAGAGCTGCTGGGATCGCCGCGCACCATGCGTCGTGCCGATGTGGCGCATGCGGTCGGCACTGACACCGAGACGACCCGGTTGATCTGGCGTGCGCTCGGTTTCGCCAGCCCTCGCGATGAAGACCTGGTCTTCACCGAGGTCGACGCGCAGGCCCTGCGCCGGTTGCACGAGGCGATGGCCGAAGGCGCCCTCGATGCCACGACCGCCATGGGTCTGGCGCGGGCGATGGGTCGCACCACCGACCGGTTGGCCATGTGGGCCTTGCAGTTGATCACCGACATGGTGGCCGGGGAGAACGAAGGCTTCGATTCGCGCACGGCGTTCCTCGCCGCTGAGCGGACCGTGGAGATGATGGACACGTTCGAGCCGTTGCTGAACTACGTGATGCGCCGCAACATGGCGGTCGCGATCTCCCGGCTGATCGCCGACGCCGAACCGGAGAGCCACGTGGGGGTCGTGCGGACCATCGGTTTCGCGGACCTGGTCAATTTCACCCAACTGGTCCGCGAACTGTCCGAGCGCGAACTGGCCCAGCTGGTCTCCCGTTTCGAGGGGACGGCCTCCGACATCGTCGCGGCGCACGGCGGTGCGTTGATCAAGACGGTGGGTGATGAAGTGCTCTTCTCCCACACCACCGTCGAGGGCGCAGTGGCGATCGGATTCGACCTGTTGGATCTGGCGGCCGAGGACGACGTCATCCCTCGGATGCGGGTGGGCATGGCCAAGGGCCGGGTCCTGGCCCGGCTCGGGGACGTGTACGGCACGGTCGTCAACCGCGCTGCCCGGCTGACCGCAGCCGCCGACCCGGGGACGCTGTTGGTGGACAAAGCAGTCGCGGATGCGATCAGCGGTGGGGACCTCGCGCGGGCGGTACCGCACCCCACCGTATTTCTCACCGGGTTGGGTGAAGTCATCCCGTGGGTGCTGAAGCGCGAGTCGCACTAG
- a CDS encoding acyl-CoA carboxylase subunit beta — MSAVATPDPSSAPDPHSTAGRLADLERHLDEAVHAGSDRAVEKQHAKGKLTARERIDALLDEGSFTELDALARHRSTAFGQDKNRPYGDGVVTGYGTIDGRTVCVFSQDFTVFGGSLGEVFGEKIVKVMDLALKIGCPVVGINDSGGARIQEGVVALGLYAEIFRRNVHSSGVIPQISLVVGPCAGGAVYSPAITDFTVMVDQTSHMFVTGPDVIKTVTGEDVGMEELGGARTHNSRSGVAHYMASDEQDAIDYVKDLLSYLPANNMDDPVLYPTGEIGEPTPDDLALNTLIPDSANVPYDIVTAIRAVCDDGEFLQVQELFAPNIVCGFGRVDGSPVGVIANQPLQLAGTLNIDASEKAARFVRTCDAFNVPILTFVDVPGFLPGTDQEWGGIIRRGAKLLYAYCEATVPLVTVITRKAYGGAYDVMGSKHIGADINLAWPTAQIAVMGAQGAVNILHRRELKKVAEKNGDAAVQTRRQELITEYEDTLANPYIAAERGYVDAVIQPAQTRIEVTKALRALRTKREKLPPKKHGNIPL; from the coding sequence ATGAGCGCTGTCGCCACACCCGATCCTTCGTCTGCGCCCGACCCGCATTCAACGGCGGGGCGATTGGCTGATTTGGAGCGCCACCTCGACGAAGCGGTGCACGCCGGTTCGGACCGGGCCGTCGAGAAGCAGCACGCCAAGGGCAAGTTAACCGCCCGCGAGCGCATCGACGCGCTGCTCGATGAGGGCTCGTTCACCGAGTTGGACGCGTTGGCCCGGCACCGATCCACCGCGTTCGGCCAGGACAAGAATCGCCCGTACGGCGATGGCGTGGTGACCGGGTACGGCACCATCGACGGGCGCACCGTGTGCGTCTTCTCCCAGGACTTCACGGTCTTCGGCGGCTCTCTGGGCGAGGTCTTCGGCGAGAAGATCGTCAAGGTCATGGATCTGGCACTGAAGATCGGCTGCCCCGTCGTCGGCATCAATGACTCCGGTGGCGCGCGCATCCAGGAAGGCGTTGTGGCCCTTGGTCTCTACGCCGAGATCTTCCGCCGCAACGTGCACTCCTCCGGCGTCATCCCGCAGATCTCCCTGGTCGTCGGACCGTGTGCTGGCGGGGCGGTCTACTCCCCCGCGATCACCGATTTCACGGTCATGGTCGATCAGACGTCGCACATGTTCGTGACCGGTCCCGACGTCATCAAGACCGTCACCGGTGAGGACGTGGGCATGGAGGAGTTGGGCGGGGCTCGCACGCACAACTCCCGCTCCGGCGTCGCGCACTACATGGCCAGCGACGAGCAGGACGCCATCGACTACGTCAAAGACCTGTTGTCCTACCTGCCGGCCAACAACATGGACGACCCGGTGCTCTACCCGACCGGCGAGATCGGTGAGCCGACGCCGGACGATCTGGCGCTGAACACCCTGATCCCGGACTCGGCCAACGTGCCCTACGACATCGTCACCGCCATCCGGGCCGTGTGCGATGACGGCGAATTCCTCCAGGTGCAAGAGCTCTTCGCACCCAACATCGTGTGCGGTTTCGGCCGCGTCGACGGCTCGCCCGTGGGCGTGATCGCCAACCAGCCGCTGCAGCTGGCGGGCACCCTCAACATCGACGCCTCGGAGAAGGCGGCCCGCTTCGTGCGCACCTGCGACGCCTTCAACGTGCCGATCCTCACCTTCGTCGACGTCCCCGGCTTCCTGCCCGGCACGGACCAGGAGTGGGGCGGGATCATCCGCCGGGGTGCGAAGCTGCTCTACGCGTACTGCGAGGCGACGGTGCCGCTGGTCACCGTGATCACCCGCAAGGCCTACGGCGGCGCCTACGACGTCATGGGGTCCAAGCACATCGGGGCCGACATCAATCTGGCGTGGCCGACGGCGCAGATCGCGGTCATGGGCGCGCAGGGTGCGGTCAACATCCTGCACCGACGCGAGTTGAAGAAGGTCGCGGAGAAGAACGGCGACGCGGCCGTGCAGACCCGGCGCCAGGAGTTGATCACCGAGTACGAAGACACGCTGGCCAATCCCTACATCGCCGCCGAACGCGGCTACGTCGACGCGGTGATCCAGCCCGCCCAGACCCGGATCGAGGTCACCAAGGCGCTGCGAGCGCTGCGGACCAAGCGGGAGAAGTTGCCGCCCAAGAAGCACGGGAACATTCCGCTGTGA
- a CDS encoding acyl-CoA carboxylase epsilon subunit has translation MTLKIVSGNPTPEELAALVAVLAASGAPAARPKPRSRWSGRHPWGTRSWRGR, from the coding sequence GTGACCCTCAAGATCGTCTCGGGTAACCCGACACCGGAGGAACTGGCCGCCCTGGTGGCGGTGCTGGCCGCCTCCGGGGCGCCGGCAGCCAGGCCCAAACCACGGTCCCGGTGGAGCGGCCGGCACCCGTGGGGGACACGCTCGTGGCGGGGGCGCTAA